The Gilliamella apicola genome window below encodes:
- the pyrG gene encoding glutamine hydrolyzing CTP synthase: MVTNYIFVTGGVVSSLGKGIAAASLAAILEARNLKVTMLKLDPYINVDPGTMSPIQHGEVFVTEDGAETDLDLGHYERFIRTKMTRKNNFTTGRIYSDVLRKERRGDYLGATIQVIPHITNEIKSRVIEGAKGFDVAIVEIGGTVGDIESLPFLEAIRQLAVDVGREHTLFMHLTLVPYLASSGEVKTKPTQHSVKELLSIGIQPDVLICRSDRIIPANERSKIALFCNVPERAVISLKDVDSIYKIPALLKSQNLDTFVCNRFHLECKEADLSEWEQVIYEEANPVGEVTIGMVGKYIALPDAYKSVNEALKHGGLKNRLTVHIRYIDSEDLESRGTDLLKGLDAILIPGGFGYRGVEGKIMAARYARENKIPYLGICLGLQVAMIEYARNVAGIKDANSTEFVKDCANPIIALITEWSDESGNVVQRNENSDLGGTMRLGSQICHLEPNSLVYSMYKNESITERHRHRYEVNNNLLPKVVEAGLKVTGLSTDRKLVEIIEIPDHPWFVACQFHPEFTSTPRDGHPLFGSFVKAAKTYQEQQQK; this comes from the coding sequence ATGGTCACGAATTATATTTTTGTTACAGGCGGTGTCGTTTCTTCTTTAGGTAAAGGCATTGCCGCAGCGTCTCTTGCTGCAATTTTAGAAGCCCGCAATTTAAAAGTCACCATGCTAAAACTTGATCCCTACATTAATGTTGATCCGGGTACTATGAGCCCTATTCAACATGGTGAAGTTTTTGTGACTGAGGACGGTGCTGAAACAGATCTGGACTTAGGTCATTATGAGCGTTTTATTCGTACCAAAATGACACGTAAAAATAACTTCACAACTGGACGTATCTACTCTGACGTATTACGTAAAGAGCGTCGTGGAGACTATTTAGGGGCAACTATTCAAGTTATTCCTCATATTACTAACGAAATTAAATCACGTGTAATTGAAGGTGCAAAAGGTTTCGATGTCGCGATTGTTGAAATTGGTGGCACGGTAGGGGATATTGAATCGTTACCATTTTTAGAAGCGATCCGTCAATTAGCCGTTGATGTTGGTCGTGAGCACACTCTATTTATGCATCTAACATTGGTGCCATATTTAGCATCATCTGGTGAAGTTAAAACCAAACCAACGCAACATTCAGTGAAAGAACTTCTTTCAATTGGTATTCAACCAGATGTTCTTATTTGTCGTTCTGATCGCATTATTCCTGCAAATGAAAGATCTAAAATTGCACTATTTTGTAATGTGCCTGAGCGTGCAGTTATTTCACTTAAAGATGTCGATTCTATTTATAAAATTCCGGCATTATTAAAATCACAAAATTTAGATACCTTTGTTTGCAATCGTTTCCATCTTGAATGCAAAGAAGCGGATCTTTCTGAGTGGGAACAAGTAATTTATGAAGAAGCCAATCCAGTTGGTGAAGTTACAATTGGTATGGTGGGTAAATATATTGCTCTACCTGATGCTTATAAATCAGTGAATGAAGCATTAAAACATGGTGGATTAAAAAATCGTTTAACTGTGCATATCCGTTATATTGATTCAGAAGATCTTGAATCACGCGGTACGGATCTGTTAAAAGGTTTAGATGCGATTCTCATTCCTGGTGGATTTGGTTATCGTGGCGTTGAAGGTAAAATCATGGCAGCTCGTTATGCCCGTGAAAATAAAATCCCTTATTTAGGTATTTGTCTTGGTTTACAAGTTGCAATGATTGAATATGCACGTAATGTAGCTGGGATTAAAGATGCCAATTCTACTGAGTTCGTTAAAGACTGTGCTAACCCTATTATCGCTTTAATTACTGAGTGGAGCGATGAATCAGGTAATGTAGTACAACGTAATGAAAACAGTGATTTAGGTGGTACTATGCGTTTAGGATCTCAGATTTGCCATTTAGAACCGAATTCATTAGTATATAGCATGTATAAAAATGAGTCGATCACGGAGCGTCATCGTCATCGTTACGAAGTAAATAATAATTTATTACCAAAAGTGGTTGAAGCTGGGTTAAAAGTAACAGGTCTTTCAACAGATAGAAAACTTGTTGAGATCATTGAAATCCCAGATCATC